A section of the Oryza sativa Japonica Group chromosome 1, ASM3414082v1 genome encodes:
- the LOC4326371 gene encoding uncharacterized protein produces MAPPSWVILSCEPRVCGGGDDPVLPQGADVALSLAAPPRVAVLSVSRRVSPAEVDPCARCKSPFVLALDPSAGLVLLVAPPPPSPDDSGDLRSWTDRDGNERTFRVSLIPRPLYFVCDVAAATASHVPDPERLIFNNDLGVIAAPGGGRGNYMVVELQTIVGDDEATLLCFSSVTGEWEEKDVGNPLPSWIWTFYDIICHDGKLWWVDTAAGLLLCDPFADEPDMKYVPLEDKEDDLQSEDEDDDDGCGYCAERVLATGRIVQLIDGKFRCVEVSSPSHGAAPEVSMRTLVNPETAEWAPEYTVSFADIWASESYKATELPEKAPQLRNAFVHPMNPDVLYFFLKKHILGVDVRARKVVEYEARDSSESVLPWKLPPALSAGLSQEGAANGVNDGVPSASPTSLPSDPKGA; encoded by the coding sequence ATGGCGCCTCCGTCGTGGGTGATCCTGAGCTGCGAGCCGCGggtgtgcggcggcggcgacgaccccgTCCTGCCGCAGGGAGCCGacgtcgccctctccctcgccgcgccgccgcgcgtcgcggTGCTCTCGGTGTCCCGGCGCGTCTCGCCGGCCGAGGTGGACCCCTGCGCCAGGTGCAAGTCCCCCTTCGTCCTCGCGCTCGACCCCTCCGCGGggctcgtcctcctcgtcgcgccgccgccaccgtccccCGACGACTCCGGCGACCTGCGGTCCTGGACCGACCGCGACGGCAACGAGCGCACGTTCCGCGTCAGCCTCATCCCGCGCCCGCTCTACTTCGTctgcgacgtcgccgccgccaccgcctcccacgTCCCCGACCCGGAGCGCCTCATCTTCAACAACGACCTCGGTGTCATCGCCGCGCCAGGAGGAGGCCGGGGGAACTACATGGTCGTCGAGCTCCAGACCATCGTCGGCGATGACGAGGCCACCCTGCTCTGCTTCTCGTCCGTGACCGGCGAGTGGGAGGAGAAGGACGTCGGCAACCCACTGCCGAGCTGGATCTGGACCTTCTATGACATCATCTGTCACGACGGCAAGCTCTGGTGGGTGGACACCGCGGCGGGCCTCCTCTTGTGCGATCCGTTCGCCGATGAGCCGGACATGAAGTACGTTCCACTGGAGGACAAGGAGGACGACCTCCAATCtgaagacgaagacgatgacgatggCTGCGGCTACTGCGCCGAGAGAGTGCTCGCCACCGGCCGCATCGTGCAGCTGATCGACGGCAAGTTCAGGTGTGTGGAGGTGAGCTCTCCAAGCCACGGCGCCGCTCCCGAGGTCTCCATGCGCACGCTGGTTAATCCAGAGACCGCGGAGTGGGCGCCTGAGTACACGGTGAGCTTCGCCGACATCTGGGCCAGCGAGAGCTACAAGGCGACCGAGCTGCCGGAGAAGGCCCCTCAACTCAGGAACGCGTTCGTCCACCCCATGAACCCGGACGTGCTGTACTTCTTCCTGAAGAAGCATATCTTGGGCGTCGACGTGCGCGCGAGGAAGGTCGTGGAGTACGAGGCCCGCGACTCTTCTGAAAGCGTTCTTCCATGGAAACTCCCACCCGCGCTCTCCGCAG